A region from the Benincasa hispida cultivar B227 chromosome 10, ASM972705v1, whole genome shotgun sequence genome encodes:
- the LOC120088209 gene encoding uncharacterized mitochondrial protein AtMg00810-like, whose amino-acid sequence MSSGGYSLSQAKYASNLLAHLGITNSAIAPTPLDPNVRLTSFNGVSLEDASLNRRLVCSLIYLTVTRPDIAYVVHIINQFMVVPRIIHFITVLRILRYVKGTLRHGLQFSLRSSLVLSGYSDANWAGSLIDRRSTLGYCFYLGDSFISCQSKKQSIVSQSLNITPRLMLCQN is encoded by the coding sequence ATGAGCTCTGGTGGTTACTCATTGTCTCAAGCGAAATATGCCTCTAATCTATTGGCTCATTTAGGCATCACTAACTCTGCCATAGCACCAACACCACTTGATCCTAATGTTCGCTTGACTTCATTTAATGGAGTTTCTCTTGAAGATGCCAGTCTCAATCGTCGTCTTGTTTGTAGCCTTATTTATCTAACAGTAACTCGTCCAGACATTGCATATGTTGTTCATATTATTAATCAATTCATGGTTGTTCCACGAATCATTCATTTTATTACTGTTCTTCGTATTCTTCGCTATGTCAAGGGTACTCTAAGACATGGACTTCAGTTCTCTTTGCGGTCATCCCTAGTGTTGTCTGGCTACTCTGATGCTAATTGGGCTGGTAGTCTTATTGATAGGCGTTCTACCTTGGGTTACTGTTTCTACCTCGGTGACTCTTTCATTTCTTGTCAAAGTAAGAAACAAAGTATTGTTTCTCAGAGTCTGAATATCACACCCAGGCTGATGCTATGTCAGAATTAA